The Opitutus sp. DNA window TTATGCTCGCCGGGCATGTCGACGTGGGCAGTTTCACCTTCATCGGCGGCGGCGCCGGCATCCACCAGTTTTGCCGCATCGGCGAGAGTGCGATGATCAGCGGACTGTCGCGCATCTCGCGCGACCTGGCGCCGTTCACCATCAATGCCGAGCGCGACGAGGTGTCGGGGCTCAACCTGGTCGGCCTGAAACGCCGCGGCTTTTCCCGCGCCGCGATCCGTGAGCTGAAGCTGGCGTTCCGCGCGGTGTATTTCGGGCTGGGCAACATCCGCACGCTGGCCGCCACAGCACTGGCCAACGGTGACTATGAGACCGCGGAGGCACGCAGCTTTTTGGAGTTTTTCGCGGGCGGTAAACGCGGCTTCGCCCGCGCCGATCGCGGACTGAGCGCTGGCAACGATGAGTAAGCTCGCGCTCATCTGCGGCGACCCGGCGGGGGTCGGCCCGGAGATCATCGCCGCGTGGCTGGCGGCGCGCTCGGATCAAAACCATGGGCGGGACGCCCATGCCACTCAAACGGCCTCCCTTGCCGCGCAGGCGGACACGGTCGCCGTGATCGGCCCGGCCCGCTGGCTGGCGGGCTTGCCGGCCGACGTGGAAAAAATCGCGGTGGGGCCGGCCGACTACGCGGCCACCCTCGGCGCGCCCGACGACGCGGGCGCTCGCGTGGCGCTCGCGGCGATGGAACTGGCGGCGGCGGGGTGCCGCGACCGGCGGTTTTCCGGCGTGGTCACCGGTCCGGTCAGCAAGGCGCGCCTGGCGGCGGTGGGGTATCCCTTTCCTGGACAGACCGAGTTTTTCGCCGCGCGCTGGGGCGGGGATCCGGTCATGGCGTTTTGCGGCGGACGTTTGCGCGTGGTCTTGCTCAGCTGGCACCTGCCGCTGCGTGATGTGCCCACGCAACTGACGCCGGCAACGTTTGAGCGCACGGTGCGCGCGGCCGACGCGCTGGCGCGGGCCGAGGGCGTGGTCCAGCCGCGCATCGCGGTGTGCGGACTCAACCCCCACGCCGGTGAAGACGGCCTGCTCGGGTCGGAGGAGCTCACCACGATCGACCCGATTCTGGACACGTTGCGCGGCGAGTTTCCCGGACTCTCGCGGACGTTACCCGGCGACACGGTGTTCGCGCGGCAGTTAAAAGGAGAGTTCGACGTGGTGGTGGCACTTTACCACGACCAAGGCTTAGCCCCGCTCAAGACGGTGGATTTCGACGAGGCGGTGAACGTGACGCTCGGCCTGCCCTTTGTGCGCACCAGTCCGGACCACGGTACCGCGTACGGCATCGCCGGCAAAGGCGTGGCAAGCGGCACCAGTTTTGCCAACGCGGTGACGGTTGCGCGGCGCTTGATTACGCGGCGACTTGGGCGATAGTCGCGCCATGTCCGACTCCACCGCCACGCCACTCACCCCTGCCGCCGCCACCGCTGACGCCGTTTCCGCGCCTGCGAGCGCGCTGCCGGAAGGCGTGCGAGCGGGGAACGAAAACCTGGTGCGCCTGACCGAGGCGGCCGGCGTGAAAACACGGGCGCTGATCGCTCGAGAACAGCAGGGCGATTTCCTACGCGTGGCGATCAGCGGCGGCGGTTGCAACGGGCTGAGCTACAAACTGCGCTTCGTCAAAGAGCCCAAAAAGGGCGACATCCTGGTGCGCAGCGCGGACGTGGCGGTGCTGGTGGATGCCAAAACCGCGCTCTACCTCAAGGGCACGGAGCTGGATTTTTCGACCAAGCTGATCGCGGGAGGGTTTAAGTTTTCCAACCCCAACGCCAAGGCCAGCTGCTCGTGCGGCGAGAGCTTTAGCGTGTGAGGACAGTGCGCAGAGCGGGGGCGGCCGCCGCCACGCGGCTCCCACAGCCGACATCGTTCTCGTTACTCTTTATCTTAATCTTTCGTCAGGAACTCCGAATCAGGCCACTTACGAGCTGCGCCGGATTCGGAAGGAGAACGATCAAGATAAAGAGGAACGAGAAAGAGCGGAATCGCCCCGCTCCGCCTTAGAGCGGCTCCGTCGGGTACTGCTCGATCAGGCGCGCCACCAGCGCGGTCCAGCCGGTCTGGTGGTTGGCACCCAACCCGGCCCCCGTGTCGCCGTGGAAAAACTCATGGAATAACACGAGCTCTTTCCAGTGCGGATCGCCGCTGAAGCGCGCATCATCGCCCAGGGCCGGGCGCCGTCCGGCGGCATCCGGGGTGAACAACGACACCAGCCTCCGCCCGAGTTCGGCGGCGATTTCCGCCAAGTTGAGCAGCCGTCCGCTGCCGGTGGGGAACTCCAGTTTCATCGTGTCCCCGTAGAAGTGGTGGTAGCGTTCCAGTGACTCGATGAGCAAGTAGTTGAGCGGAAACCAAATCGGCCCGCGCCAGTTCGAGTTGCCGCCAAACAGCCAGGTGTCGGAGTCGCCCGGCACGTAGTTAACCCGGTAGGATTCCCCGCCGAGGTGCATCTCGTAGGGCTGGTCGGCGTAACGGCGCGAGAGCGAACGCACGCCGTGGGGCGCGAGCAATTCCGTCTCGTCGAGCACCAGTTTGAGCACTCGCTCCAGGCGCGCCCGCGTCGGGATCGCCAGCAGAAGCAAACTGCTCTCGCAGCCGTCGGCGGCGAGGTACGAGATTTGCCGCGCGAGCTCGGGACGGTTTTTCAAAAACCAGCGCGTGCGTTTGGCGAAACCGGGCAGCGCATCGAGCCGGTCCTGGTCGATGAACTCCACAGCGAAGAGCGGGATCAACCCGACCATCGAGCGCAAGCGCACCGGTTCGGTGTGGCCGCCGGGCAGCACCAACTGATCGTAATAAAACCCGTCGGCTTCATTCCACAGGCCGGTGCCGCCGAGGTGGTTCATCGCGTCGGCAATCATAAGGAAATGCTCGAAGAATTTCGAGGCGATGTCCTCGTAGGCCGGGTCGCCATCGGCCAGCTCCAGCGCCATGGCCAGCATGGTCGAGCAGTAGAAGGCCATCCACGCCGTGCCGTCGGCCTGCGTGAGCGTACCGCCCGCGGGCAGCGGCCGGGAGCGGTCAAACACACCGATGTTGTCCAAGCCGAGGAAGCCGCCGGCGAACAGGTTTTTGCCGTGCGGGTCTTTACGGTTCACCCACCAGGTGAAGTTGAGCAGCAGTTTTTGGAAAACGCTGGCAAGGAACTTGCGGTCACGCTTCCCGCGCGGTGCGGTCATTTTATACACTCGCCAGCAGGCCCAGGCATGCACCGGCGGGTTCACGTCGGAGAAATTGTACTCGTAGGCCGGAATCTGCCCGCTCGGGCTCATGTACCATTCGCGCAGCAGCAGGTTGAGCTGATGCTTGGCGAAATCGGGGTCGAGCTTGGCGAAGGGGATCATGTGGAAGGCCAGATCCCAGGCGGCGAACCACGGGTATTCCCACTTGTCAGGCATGGAGAGAACGTCGCGGTTAAACAGATGTGCCCACTCGGCGTTGCGGGCGTTTTTGCGCTCTTCGGGAGGCGGCGGCATGGCCGAATCGCCCTCCAGCCACTCCTTAACAACGTAGTGATAAAACTGTTTCGACCAGAGCAGCCCGGCGTAGGCCTGCCGAGCCACGACGCGCTCTTTCTCCTCGCTCACGCCCGCCAACAAGTCGCCATAAAACACATCCGCATCGGCCAGGCGGGCGTCGAACACCGCATCGAATTTCTTGCCGAAAACCGCGCCCTTGGCCGGAGCGAGGGCCGTATCAGCCGAGTGCAGACGCAGGCGAAAAACCCGCGCCTCGCCGGCGGCGAGCGTGACCTCGTGATGCGCGGCGCATTTGGTGCCGCGTTGGAGCGGGTTAACCGCCGCCGTGATCCCGCGCACCACGTAGTCGTGAAACGCGTCCTTCACGTAAGGCGTGGCATTGGGCGAGTTAAACAGACGCTGCGTGTTGGTTTCGTTTTCGGTAAACAGCAGCGGAACGGCGTCCTCCTGCTGGAGGGTAAAGCGGCCCAAGGTCGCGTGGTCGCAGGCAACCGTTTGCGGGCCGGTGGCGGCTAGGTGCGGCTTCACCTCGCAGCCCTCGTGGTTGCTGCCCCAGGACCAGAAATTCCGGTACCAGAGCGTGGGCAACACGTGGACGCTTGCCGCCTCCGGGCCGCGATTGGTCACGGTGATGCGAATGAGGATATCGTCGGGCGCGTTTTTGGCGTATTCACACTGCACGTCGAAGTAGCGAGACTGGTCAAACACGCCGGTGTCGACCAACTCGAACTCGCGCTGGAGGCGGTTGCGGCGCTTATTTTCCTCGCGCAACGCCGCGTAGGGGAAGGCGGCCTGCGGGTATTTATAAAGTCCCTTCAGGTACGAATGGGTCGGCGTGGCATCGAGGTAAAAGTACTCCTCCTTCACGTCTTCGCCGTGGTTGCCCTCGGGGTTGGACAGACCGAAGAGACGCTCCTTGAGCAGCGCGTCGCGGCCGTTCCACAGCGCCACCGAGAAACACAACCGCCCCTCGCGGTCGGTGATTCCCATGAGGCCGTCCTCGCCCCAGCGGTAGGAGCGGCTGCACGCGTGTTCGTGGCTGAAGTAGCCCCAGGCCTCGCCGTCGGGCGAATAATCCTCGCGCACCGTGCCCCACTGGCGCTCGGCGAGATAGGGGCCCCAACGCTTCCAGTTCATCGTACGCGCTTCATCCTCGGCCAGGCGCGTGCGTTCTGGGTTAACAACCTTGGCCGCCGTCTTCTGCGTCAGTTTACTCATGCTTGGGACCGTAGCGGCCGAACGGGCCAATGAAAGACCAAATCCGAAACCTCCCCGCTTGCACCCGCACCCGCGATCGCCTTGCCTGCCTGTGTTTTTTAATTTCACCCCGCATCCCACAGACTCTCGTCTTTTTGCATGAATCCCCGCCTCCTGCTTTGTCTGGTCCTTTTGCCCGCCGTATCCCTGCGCGCCGAGGCTTGTTCGTCCTCCGCGTGTGCCTCGCCTGCAGCGGAAGCCCCGCAGGCCATAGCTGAACCGGCCAGCGTGGCTGGCTACACCTACGTCAAAACCCTCGGCGGCATCTCGGAGTACACCCTCGACGCCAACGGTCTTCGCGTCCTCGTTCTGCCCGACCACTCCGCCCCCGTGGTGACCTTCATGGTCACCTACCACGTGGGCTCGCGCAACGAAGTGAGCGGCACCACCGGGGCCACTCACCTGCTGGAACACCTCATGTTCAAGGGCACGGAAAACTTCAACCGCGCCAAGGGTAACAGCATCGACCAGTTGCTCGAACGCGTCGGCGCGACCTACAACGCCACCACCTGGCTGGACCGCACCAACTACTTCGCCAACCTCGGCAAGGCCCACCTCGACGCCTACGTCGCCATCGAGTCCGACCGCATGCGCAACCTCTGGCTGCGCGAGTCCGACCGCCAGCCCGAGATGACCGTCGTGCGCAACGAATTCGAGATCGGCGAAAACAGCCCCATCCAGGCCCTCGACAAGGAGATCAACGCCGTCGCCTACATCGCCCACCCCTACCATCACCCCACGATCGGCTGGCGCAGCGACATCGAAAAGGTCTCCATCGAAAAACTACGTGAGTTCTACAACACCTTTTACTGGCCCAACAACGCCACCGCCACGCTCATCGGCGACATCGACGCAAACGATGCCCTCGCCTTGGTTAAAAAGCACTACGGCGCCATCCCGCGCGCGCCCCACACCATCCCGCAGGTGGTCACCGAGGAGCCCGCCCAAACCGGCCCGCGCCGCGTCACCCTCAAGCGCGCTGGTCGTCTCGGCGTAGTCGGCATCGCCTTCAAAACCCCCGCTGCCAACCACCCCGACATGCCCGCCCTCCAGGTGCTCGGCTCCATCCTCACCAACGGCAAAAACAGCCGCCTTTACCGCGGTCTCACCGACAAAAATCTCACCACCAACGTGAATGCCGACATCGGCTTTTTCCGTGATCCTGCGCTGACCACCCTTTACGCAAGCCTAGCCCCCGACGTGAAGCCCGAGGACGCCGAGACCGCGCTGCTCGATGAGGTTTACACAGTGAAAATGGACGGCGTTACCGACGCCGAGGTCGCCGCTGCAATCAGCCAACTGATGGCCGCCTCGGCCTACGCCCGCGACGGCGCCTTCGCCATTGCGAGCAACCTCAACGAGTACATTTCCAGCGGTGAATGGACGCTCTATGTCACCCTCGACGAAGCCATCCGCAAGGTGACCGCCGCCGACGTGAAACGCGTGGCCAACCAGTACCTCGACGAAGACCAAAGCACCACCGGCTGGTTTATCCCGCTGTCCACCCCGGAGATCATCACCCCGTAACCGCCCGCAATCGTTCTCGTTATCCTCACTCGCCGCCTCGTTCTCTTTATTCTTTCTCTTAATCTTTCGTCAGGGTCAGGCGTACTGCACCAGCAGCAGCCGGAATCGAAGCCGGAAGGAGAACGATTAAGATAAAGAGGAACGAGAAAGATCCCCAAAGCCCGCCACCGAGCCGACGCCCCTCCGCCCACCCGCCCCCGCCACCCCTGATTTTCACACCATGAACTGCCTCCGTTTTCCGTCCGCTGCCCGCCGCCTGATTCTTGCCACCGCCGCCCCCCTTCTGCTCGCCGCCGCTGTGCACGCCGGGGTCGCCGACCAGGCCGTGCGGGCCCAGGTGGCCAGCATCGATGTGATCGCTTACAAAACCCTCGTCAAAGACGTGGTCACCTTCTGCGGCGCTTTGCCGGCCGGCGATTCCTTCGCGCCCGAAAGCAACCTCGCCATTGCCACTTTAGTTGGCGGCATGCTGGACAAAGGCACCACCGCACAGGACCAGTTCGCGATCGCCCAACAACTCGACGCCGTCGGCGCCACCCTGACCTTCAGTGTCGACGACACCATGGTGTCCTTCAGCGGCAAATGCCTGCGCAAGGACTTCCCCTTGGTGATCGGACTACTGGCCGAACAACTGCGCGCCCCGGCCTTCAACGATGAGGATCTGGTCAAACTCCAGAAACAAATCTCTGGCCGCGTGCAACGCTCCCTAGAGCAGACTAACTACCGCGCAGGCCAGTCCTTCGCCGCCGCCATTTATCCTCTCGGCCACCCGAACTACGAGCCGGCTCCGGCTGCCTTCATGGCCGCAGTCAAGACCGCCACCGTGGCCGAGCTGCGCGCCTTTCACCAAAAGCACTACGGCCCGGCCGGCCTCACGTTGGTTGCCGTTGGCGATGTCGACTCCGCCACCCTGCAAGCCGAGGTCGCCAAGGCCTTCGCCGGCTGGACGGGTGGAGTGAAACGCCCCGATTATCCACGCACCATCACTCACCTCGACGTTGACCGCGACCAGACCGTGTTCATGGCCGACAAGCCCAACGTAAGCGTCATTTTTGGCCAAGCCACCGGCCTGCGCCACGCCGATCCCGACGCGCTGCCCCTGCGTGTTGCCACGGCCATTTTGGGCAGCGGATTCACCGGTCGCCTGATGGCCACGGTGCGTGACCAAGAAGGCCTCACCTACGGGATCAGCTCGCGGGTTTCCAACGACAGCTACTCCAACGGCGACTGGCGCATTGCGGCGAATTTCTCGCCCGAGTTGTTGGAAAAAGGCCTCGCCGCCACCCGTCGCGAGTTAAAATCCTGGTATGAGCAGGGCGTCACCGCTGTGGAAGTGGGCCGCACCAAGACCAACCTTGCCGGCAGTTTTCAAGTGGGACTGGCCACGACCGACGGCATGGCCGGCACGCTGCTGGCGACGGTTAACCGCGGGTATCCGCTGAGCTGGATCGACGAGTATCCGCAGAAGCTAACCGAGCTGACAGTGGAGCAGGTCAATGCGACGATTAAGAAGCACCTGCAGCCCGACAGCTTCGTGCTGATCAAAGCCGGCACGGTCCCGACGGCGGCCAAGTAAGGCGCGGGCGGACAGGACTTGTAGGCAGTGACATTTAAGTTGGAGCTTCTGCCGGCGCTGCAAATCGAAGAAAAACTTCGATCCTTTTAGCCGCGAAAGAGCGCAAAGAAATACAGGGATTGTTCTTTGCACTCCTTGCGTTCTCTCGCGGCCAAACTGCCGAGGTTTTTTCCGAAGTTGAGTCAGGAGTGGAATCGCGAAAGCGCTTCATTGTAGGGGGGGGGGGGGTGAATGACAAAAAACCACAACCACAGATGCCCACAAAACAGACGCCACTCCAGTCACCCCATTGTTTGGGAGCGCGAAAGTGGTCGTGGACGAAACCGCCAAGGCAGTGATGCCTTTCGGAGGGACGAGGCCCGCAAAAAAAGCCAACCGTCGCCGAACTGCGCACCGCCTGGAAGCGCCCCGAGCTGCCTGTATTCATCGGGCAACTCTCCTTGCACACCGCGAACTGGCCCGACGAGAAAGTGGGCTACGCCCCCCCTCCGCGAGGTGCAGCGCGCCTTTGCCGTAGCGGCCCCCGCTCCGGATTCGCCGTCACCCTCGACTACGGCGAGCGCGGCAATGTTCACCCCATTAACAAACAGCCCGTTGGCGAACACCTTCGACCGGCGTGGGATAGACGTGGAAAACGGTGACGCTCGGCGAAATCGCGCTCCAGGCGGGCGAGACCCGTTTGCGTTTAAAGGCGCAAAGGAAGGCTGGAAGGGCCTCAGCATTCGCCACGTCTGGCTGACGCCCGCTTTGTAACAGGCCCGCACAAACCCCTTGAGCTCACGCTCAAGGCCACACGGAGGGGCTCAACGGTCGGGGCAGCCACGTGGAAGGGCCCCAGGACCACCCTTTGGCACTGCCAGCGACACTTCACCGTGGCCTTGAGCGTGAGCTTAAGGTGCTGCGCCCCGCGCTTGCCTGTACCGCCCAGCGCTTGCATCGCCGAAACCGCGCAAGAGCGGGGTTGGCTTTTGCCGGCGAGCTGCGAGAGTTCCCGCCTCGCATGAAAACCGTCCTCGAATTCAAGGCCCGCAAGGGTCAGGGCCGTATCAGTATGTCCACGGCCTACACGGCGTGGGAGGCCCGCTTTTTGGCTGCTTCACCCGTCGACTGCGTGTTGGTCGGCGACAGCGTTGCCACCGTCGTCGATGGCGAAGCGACGACCTTCGCCGCCACCCCCGAAATCATGGCGCGCCACACCGCCGCCGTCGCCCGCGGCTTGGCCGGCACCAAGTTCATCATCGCCGACTTCCCTTTCCTCGCTGCCCGCAAGGGCATCGCCCCCGCCGTCGAGTGCGCCGTACTACTGATGCGCGCCGGTGCCCATGCCGTTAAAATCGAGGGCATCGACGGCCACGCCGATGTCGTTAACCATCTGGTCGAGTCCGGCGTGCCGGTGATCGTCCACCTCGGGCTGACTCCGCAGTCGGTCAATGCGCTGGGCGGCTACAAGGTGCAGGGTAAAACCGAGGCCGCCGCCGAGGCACTCATCACCCAAGCCCGTGCCGCCGCCGAGGCGGGTGCGTGCGGTCTGGTGCTCGAATGCGTGCCCAGTGAAGTCGCTAAA harbors:
- the lpxA gene encoding acyl-ACP--UDP-N-acetylglucosamine O-acyltransferase, with the protein product MPTLIHPTALVEDGAQLGADCEIMARAIVTRHAVLGDRVVVHPGAVVGGDPQYLKFDRATPSFVRVGAGTVIRENVTLNRAIHAGKATVIGERCFLMANSHVGHDCALGDDVVLANNVMLAGHVDVGSFTFIGGGAGIHQFCRIGESAMISGLSRISRDLAPFTINAERDEVSGLNLVGLKRRGFSRAAIRELKLAFRAVYFGLGNIRTLAATALANGDYETAEARSFLEFFAGGKRGFARADRGLSAGNDE
- the pdxA gene encoding 4-hydroxythreonine-4-phosphate dehydrogenase PdxA, whose product is MSKLALICGDPAGVGPEIIAAWLAARSDQNHGRDAHATQTASLAAQADTVAVIGPARWLAGLPADVEKIAVGPADYAATLGAPDDAGARVALAAMELAAAGCRDRRFSGVVTGPVSKARLAAVGYPFPGQTEFFAARWGGDPVMAFCGGRLRVVLLSWHLPLRDVPTQLTPATFERTVRAADALARAEGVVQPRIAVCGLNPHAGEDGLLGSEELTTIDPILDTLRGEFPGLSRTLPGDTVFARQLKGEFDVVVALYHDQGLAPLKTVDFDEAVNVTLGLPFVRTSPDHGTAYGIAGKGVASGTSFANAVTVARRLITRRLGR
- a CDS encoding iron-sulfur cluster assembly accessory protein, producing MSDSTATPLTPAAATADAVSAPASALPEGVRAGNENLVRLTEAAGVKTRALIAREQQGDFLRVAISGGGCNGLSYKLRFVKEPKKGDILVRSADVAVLVDAKTALYLKGTELDFSTKLIAGGFKFSNPNAKASCSCGESFSV
- a CDS encoding glucosidase codes for the protein MSKLTQKTAAKVVNPERTRLAEDEARTMNWKRWGPYLAERQWGTVREDYSPDGEAWGYFSHEHACSRSYRWGEDGLMGITDREGRLCFSVALWNGRDALLKERLFGLSNPEGNHGEDVKEEYFYLDATPTHSYLKGLYKYPQAAFPYAALREENKRRNRLQREFELVDTGVFDQSRYFDVQCEYAKNAPDDILIRITVTNRGPEAASVHVLPTLWYRNFWSWGSNHEGCEVKPHLAATGPQTVACDHATLGRFTLQQEDAVPLLFTENETNTQRLFNSPNATPYVKDAFHDYVVRGITAAVNPLQRGTKCAAHHEVTLAAGEARVFRLRLHSADTALAPAKGAVFGKKFDAVFDARLADADVFYGDLLAGVSEEKERVVARQAYAGLLWSKQFYHYVVKEWLEGDSAMPPPPEERKNARNAEWAHLFNRDVLSMPDKWEYPWFAAWDLAFHMIPFAKLDPDFAKHQLNLLLREWYMSPSGQIPAYEYNFSDVNPPVHAWACWRVYKMTAPRGKRDRKFLASVFQKLLLNFTWWVNRKDPHGKNLFAGGFLGLDNIGVFDRSRPLPAGGTLTQADGTAWMAFYCSTMLAMALELADGDPAYEDIASKFFEHFLMIADAMNHLGGTGLWNEADGFYYDQLVLPGGHTEPVRLRSMVGLIPLFAVEFIDQDRLDALPGFAKRTRWFLKNRPELARQISYLAADGCESSLLLLAIPTRARLERVLKLVLDETELLAPHGVRSLSRRYADQPYEMHLGGESYRVNYVPGDSDTWLFGGNSNWRGPIWFPLNYLLIESLERYHHFYGDTMKLEFPTGSGRLLNLAEIAAELGRRLVSLFTPDAAGRRPALGDDARFSGDPHWKELVLFHEFFHGDTGAGLGANHQTGWTALVARLIEQYPTEPL
- a CDS encoding insulinase family protein, coding for MNPRLLLCLVLLPAVSLRAEACSSSACASPAAEAPQAIAEPASVAGYTYVKTLGGISEYTLDANGLRVLVLPDHSAPVVTFMVTYHVGSRNEVSGTTGATHLLEHLMFKGTENFNRAKGNSIDQLLERVGATYNATTWLDRTNYFANLGKAHLDAYVAIESDRMRNLWLRESDRQPEMTVVRNEFEIGENSPIQALDKEINAVAYIAHPYHHPTIGWRSDIEKVSIEKLREFYNTFYWPNNATATLIGDIDANDALALVKKHYGAIPRAPHTIPQVVTEEPAQTGPRRVTLKRAGRLGVVGIAFKTPAANHPDMPALQVLGSILTNGKNSRLYRGLTDKNLTTNVNADIGFFRDPALTTLYASLAPDVKPEDAETALLDEVYTVKMDGVTDAEVAAAISQLMAASAYARDGAFAIASNLNEYISSGEWTLYVTLDEAIRKVTAADVKRVANQYLDEDQSTTGWFIPLSTPEIITP
- a CDS encoding insulinase family protein → MNCLRFPSAARRLILATAAPLLLAAAVHAGVADQAVRAQVASIDVIAYKTLVKDVVTFCGALPAGDSFAPESNLAIATLVGGMLDKGTTAQDQFAIAQQLDAVGATLTFSVDDTMVSFSGKCLRKDFPLVIGLLAEQLRAPAFNDEDLVKLQKQISGRVQRSLEQTNYRAGQSFAAAIYPLGHPNYEPAPAAFMAAVKTATVAELRAFHQKHYGPAGLTLVAVGDVDSATLQAEVAKAFAGWTGGVKRPDYPRTITHLDVDRDQTVFMADKPNVSVIFGQATGLRHADPDALPLRVATAILGSGFTGRLMATVRDQEGLTYGISSRVSNDSYSNGDWRIAANFSPELLEKGLAATRRELKSWYEQGVTAVEVGRTKTNLAGSFQVGLATTDGMAGTLLATVNRGYPLSWIDEYPQKLTELTVEQVNATIKKHLQPDSFVLIKAGTVPTAAK
- the panB gene encoding 3-methyl-2-oxobutanoate hydroxymethyltransferase; protein product: MKTVLEFKARKGQGRISMSTAYTAWEARFLAASPVDCVLVGDSVATVVDGEATTFAATPEIMARHTAAVARGLAGTKFIIADFPFLAARKGIAPAVECAVLLMRAGAHAVKIEGIDGHADVVNHLVESGVPVIVHLGLTPQSVNALGGYKVQGKTEAAAEALITQARAAAEAGACGLVLECVPSEVAKIITVALAIPVIGIGAGPHTDGQVLVFHDLLGLNPGFAPRFVRAFADAGGTVTSGLAGFAAAVADGSFPSAKESY